One Bufo gargarizans isolate SCDJY-AF-19 chromosome 3, ASM1485885v1, whole genome shotgun sequence DNA segment encodes these proteins:
- the LOC122932407 gene encoding microsomal glutathione S-transferase 3-like: MTASSISDILPQHFGYVILTFIYSYVLLMYLGINVGKARKKYGIKYPQMYSDKENVFNCIQRAHQNTLEMYPAWLIFQLISGLAFPLSASVLGAIWVTSRFSYAHGYYTGDPEKRLKGAYGYIGLFGGIILSLVTALQLLNVV, from the exons ATGACTGCCAGCAGCATATCTGACATTCTTCCTCAACATTTTGGCTATGTGATCCTCACCTTTATCTACAGCTATGTTTTACTCATGTACCTTGGGATAAACGTGGGCAAAGCAAGGAAGAAGTATGGCATCAAG TATCCACAGATGTATTCAGACAAGGAGAATGTTTTCAACTGCATCCAGAGAGCACATCAGAACACCCTGGAGATGTACCCAGCTTGGCTTATCTTCCAGTTGATTTCAGGTCTTGCCTTTCCA CTCTCCGCTTCTGTTCTTGGAGCAATATGGGTGACCAGTCGTTTTTCATATGCGCATGGATACTACACTGGAG ACCCTGAGAAGAGACTGAAAGGAGCTTATGGCTACATTGGGCTGTTTGGTGGCATCATCCTGTCCCTGGTCACTGCCTTGCAGCTTCTTAATGTGGTCTGA